A single genomic interval of Carassius gibelio isolate Cgi1373 ecotype wild population from Czech Republic chromosome A22, carGib1.2-hapl.c, whole genome shotgun sequence harbors:
- the LOC127942980 gene encoding protein N-lysine methyltransferase METTL21A has product MALVPYDENLVPALSKLHQTSAEFHLANHRIRLSQDWNRLGVAAVVWDAAVVLCMFLEMGKVDLKGKRVIELGAGTGLVGIVAALLGANVTITDREPALEFLAANVRENIPPSQQGAVQVSELTWGENLHLYPTGSFDLILGADIVYLEETFPALLQTLEHLSSENTVVLLSCRIRYERDERFLVELRQSFSVQEVHYDSQRDIHVYRAVKNTANTEL; this is encoded by the exons ATGGCTTTGGTGCCCTATGATGAGAATCTAGTGCCTGCGCTGTCGAAACTGCACCAGACTTCAGCTGAATTTCATCTGGCCAATCACAGGATCAGACTCAGCCAGGACTGGAACCGATTGGGTGTCGCTGCTGTGGTCTGGGACGCA GCAGTAGTGCTCTGCATGTTCCTGGAGATGGGAAAGGTGGATCTGAAAGGAAAGAGAGTTATTGAGCTTGGAGCCGGCACAGGTTTGGTGGGCATTGTAGCTGCTCTTCTTG GAGCCAATGTGACAATTACAGACCGAGAGCCTGCATTGGAATTTCTGGCTGCGAATGTGCGTGAAAACATTCCTCCCAGCCAGCAGGGGGCGGTACAGGTGTCTGAACTCACCTGGGGTGAGAATCTCCATCTGTATCCCACAGGCAGCTTCGATTTGATCCTGGGAGCCGACATTGTTTACCTGGAGGAGACGTTTCCCGCCCTCCTGCAGACTCTTGAACACCTGAGCTCGGAGAACACGGTGGTGTTGTTGTCCTGTCGGATTCGATACGAGCGCGACGAGCGCTTCCTCGTGGAGCTACGACAGAGTTTCTCTGTGCAAGAGGTCCATTATGACTCTCAAAGGGACATTCACGTCTACAGAGCGGTGAAGAACACTGCAAACACTGAACTGTAA
- the LOC127942979 gene encoding natural killer cell receptor 2B4, with amino-acid sequence MFHTFIFFCLWHLVDGEKIVSVTEGDSVTLHSAVTKEPRYYFRNTEWMWVGPENTRIARFLQRIEMKNIRYYYVERFGDRLQIDNQTGSLTIRNIRTTDSGLYHLISEFSGELFNVTVYARLPIPVIASTSACSSSSSSSEQNCSLVCSVVNMSHVTLSWYKGNSLLSSISVSDLSISLSLPLEVEYQDKNSYSCVLNNPISNQTQHLDITQLCQPCTDSVHCCGLTEAVIRLVISAVVGVATVAVVVYDIRSRKEEKKPRTSQSVFEGQNSI; translated from the exons ATGTTTCACACATTCATTTTCTTCTGTTTGTGGCATCTGGTCG ATGGAGAGAAGATTGtgtcagtgacggagggagattCTGTAACTCTACACAGTGCAGTTACTAAAGAACCAAGATATTATTTCCGTAATACAGAATGGATGTGGGTAGGACCTGAAAATACTCGCATAGCTAGATTCCTTCAGCGTATTGAGATGaaaaatattagatattattatgTTGAGAGATTCGGAGACAGACTGCAGATTGACAATCAGACTGGATCCCTGACCATCAGGAACATCAGAACCACAGACTCGGGACTTTATCATCTGATCAGTGAATTCTCAGGAGAATTATTCAAtgttactgtctatg CTCGTCTTCCTATTCCTGTTATCGCCAGTACCTCTGCATGTTCTtcgtcatcatcatcctcagagcagaattgttcattggtgtgttcagtggtgaatatgagtcatgtgactctctcctggtacaaaggaaacagtttattgtccagcatcagtgtgtctgatctcagcatcagtctctctctacctctggaggtggaatatcaggataaaaacagctacagctgtgtgctcaacaatcccatcagcaaccagactcaacatctggacatcactcaactctgtcagCCATGTACAG ACTCTGTTCACTGTTGTGGTCTCACTGAAGCTGTGATTCGATTGGTCATCTCTGCTgtggtgggcgtggctactgttGCTGTAgtggtttatgacatcagatccagaaAAGAGGAAAAGAAACCGAGAACATCACAATCAGTATTTGAAGGACAAAACAGTATTTGA
- the LOC127943245 gene encoding SLAM family member 9: MFCVLIFFCFWRPVDTEGMKMSVMEGDSVTLHTDATDIPRKHIRYIQWRFGPEKALVVIQFNKEAPDVNYFNTERFRGRLQIDSQTGSLTIRNSRTTDSGLYQLQMIKYRPFYFNVTVYARLPIPVITRDSSNCSSSSSSSSQQNCSLVCSVVNMSHVTLSWYKGNSLLSSISVSDLNISLSLPLEIECLDDSYSCVLNNPISNQTQHLDITQPRCHTSADSVHCCGFTEAVIRLVISAVVGVATVAVVVYDIRSRRAMINGHKKPGNREFNNYWTGY, encoded by the exons ATGTTCTGTGTacttattttcttctgtttttggcGTCCGGTTG ATACAGAGGGAATGAAgatgtcagtgatggagggagattctgtcactctacaCACTGATGCTACTGACATCCCCAGGAAACACATACGTTACATACAGTGGAGGTTTGGACCTGAGAAAGCACTTGTAGTCATTCAGTTTAATAAGGAGGCGCCTGATGTTAATTATTTCAATACTGAGAGATTCAGAGGCAGACTACAGATCGACagtcagactggatctctgaccatcaggaacagcagaaccacagactctggactctATCAACTACAGATGATAAAATACAGACCGTTTTATTTCAAtgttactgtctatg cTCGTCTTCCCATTCCTGTCATCACCAGAGACTCTTCAAACTgttcatcctcatcatcctcatcctcacagcagaattgttcattggtgtgttcagtggtgaatatgagtcatgtgactctctcctggtacaaaggaaacagtttattgtccagcatcagtgtgtctgatctcaacatcagtctctctctacctctggagatCGAGTGTCTGGATGATTCATACAGCTGTGTGTTAaacaatcccatcagcaaccagactcaacatctggacatcactcaacCCAGATGTCACACATCTGCAG ACTCTGTTCACTGTTGTGGTTTCACTGAAGCTGTGATTCGATTGGTCATCTCTGCTgtggtgggcgtggctactgttGCCGTTGTGGTGTATGACATCAGATCTAGAAGAGCTATGATTAATGGTCATAAAAAACCTGGAAACAGAGAATTTAACAATTACTGGACAGGATATTAA
- the LOC127943394 gene encoding gamma-crystallin S has protein sequence MGRIIFYEDKNFQGRRYECDSDCSDFHAYLNRCNSIRVESGAWVIYERPNFMGYQYVLTRGEYPDYQRWMGLNDRLCSCKMIHFVSGSEYKIQLYDKGDFTGQVYETTEDCPSVVDRFRTREVQSCKVLDGIWIFYEHPNYRGRQYLLEKGEYRKPVDWGAICPTVQSFKRLME, from the exons ATGGGCCGG ATAATTTTCTACGAGGACAAGAACTTCCAGGGCCGTCGGTATGAGTGCGACAGCGACTGTTCGGACTTCCATGCCTACCTGAACCGGTGTAACTCCATCCGTGTGGAGAGCGGGGCCTGGGTGATCTACGAGAGGCCCAACTTCATGGGCTACCAGTATGTTCTGACTCGAGGCGAGTATCCGGATTACCAGCGCTGGATGGGTCTGAACGACCGCCTCTGCTCCTGCAAGATGATCCACTTT GTAAGTGGCTCTGAATACAAGATCCAACTCTATGACAAGGGAGATTTCACGGGCCAGGTGTATGAGACCACTGAGGATTGTCCATCCGTGGTGGATCGCTTTCGGACACGTGAAGTCCAGTCCTGTAAAGTGCTGGACGGGATCTGGATCTTCTACGAGCACCCAAACTACAGGGGGCGCCAGTACCTACTGGAGAAGGGGGAGTACCGTAAGCCCGTGGACTGGGGCGCCATCTGCCCCACGGTTCAGTCCTTCAAACGCCTGATGGAGTGA
- the LOC127943393 gene encoding keratin, type I cytoskeletal 19-like — MEGLEEPKFALRGLNERLKGFLEHVNQLERTNRELEEQIGEWRLRNVGVWRDWSDKEALTQELQAQVRMIIRENAEVLLQSDAVKLKAAHLKTRCENEKKLRLLKEQEVSQLKIKKMEMETSSGLLEKQLCEYRNEFQQVVEEHEHQRRAVEECDRVLAQVAAGEDGRGMDLSRTSTQCDHFSLAQSSPDSATPPNPAPGSGPASQRRPQKDATNPTAAFLPQVRAGDEAMKEARAELTEARKRWHRLQVEIESLHALERSLHSSLHHTQLQYSVQLKDLSRSVWSLESELETVRDGLEIQKQNHTQLLNTKMRLEREIATYRKLLEHEEGRFLNSDGRPLKLKPWKGSVPNPEQNGLPNGCDEDIAEPFFTETTPIISPGLQGQQSLVILTEPVLNKNGEICTVKTQEILEGNVVRESAEGHGNVETEKIDKVIRQWEGSFFKGNPKLRKKSVSLRFNLHMAVADEGCSHIKQDSLPNVEVRLVMRRSRSIPTFAQCNATTSQL; from the exons ATGGAGGGACTCGAAGAGCCGAAATTTGCCCTGAGGGGCCTGAATGAAAGGCTGAAGGGGTTTCTGGAGCATGTCAATCAGTTGGAACGGACCAACCGCGAACTGGAGGAGCAGATTGGAGAGTGGAGATTGAGGAACGTCGGTGTGTGGCGGGACTGGAGCGACAAGGAGGCGCTGACACAGGAACTGCAAGCTCAG GTTAGGATGATCATAAGGGAAAATGCAGAGGTTTTGTTACAATCCGATGCAGTGAAACTCAAGGCTGCACATTTAAAGACCAG gtgTGAAAACGAGAAGAAACTCCGTCTCTTAAAGGAGCAGGAGGTGTCCCAGCTGAAGATAAAGAAGATGGAGATGGAAACATCCAGCGGTCTCCTGGAAAAGCAGCTTTGTGAATACCGAAATGAGTTCCAGCAGGTCGTGGAGGAACATGAG CACCAGCGGCGAGCGGTAGAGGAGTGTGATAGAGTGCTAGCGCAGGTTGCTGCAGGAGAGGATGGCAGAGGAATGGATCTCTCCCGGACCAGCACCCAGTGCGACCACTTCAGCCTGGCCCAGAGCAGCCCTGACTCAGCCACACCACCAAATCCAGCCCCAGGCTCTGGTCCCGCTTCACAGAGAAGGCCCCAAAAGGATGCAACCAACCCCACAGCTGCGTTTCTGCCACAG GTGAGAGCCGGTGACGAGGCCATGAAAGAGGCACGAGCCGAACTCACGGAGGCCCGAAAGAGATGGCACCGTCTACAAGTGGAAATTGAATCGTTACATGCCTTG GAAAGGAGTCTCCATAGCTCCCTACACCACACTCAGCTCCAGTACTCTGTGCAGCTCAAGGATCTGTCCCGGTCTGTGTGGAGTCTGGAGTCTGAGCTAGAAACTGTGCGGGATGGTCTGGAAATCCAGAAACAGAACCATACCCAGCTCCTCAACACCAAGATGAGGCTGGAGAGAGAGATTGCAACGTACAGGAAACTCCTGGAACACGAGGAGGGCAG GTTTCTGAACTCAGATGGTCGGCCTCTAAAGCTGAAGCCATGGAAGGGGTCTGTTCCTAATCCAGAGCAGAACGGCCTGCCCAACGGATGTGACGAGGATATCGCTGAGCCGTTCTTCACTGAGACAACTCCAATAATAAGCCCGGGCCTTCAGGGACAGCAGAGTCTTGTCATCCTCACAG AACCAGTCTTAAACAAAAATGGGGAGATCTGTACTGTGAAGACTCAGGAGATTCTGGAAGGAAATGTAGTGAGGGAGAGCGCCGAGGGTCACGGAAATGTGGA GACAGAGAAGATTGACAAGGTCATCAGGCAATGGGAAGGGTCATTCTTTAAAGGAAATCCCAAGCTGAGGAAGAAATCCGTGTCTCTGCGTTTCAACCTTCATATGGCTGTAGCGGATGAGGGTTGCAGCCACATAAAACAGGACAGTCTCCCTAACGTGGAGGTCCGTCTGGTCATGAGACGGTCTCGCAGCATACCCACTTTTGCCCAGTGTAATGCTACTACATCACAACTGTGA